Proteins encoded within one genomic window of Columba livia isolate bColLiv1 breed racing homer chromosome 1, bColLiv1.pat.W.v2, whole genome shotgun sequence:
- the ST3GAL6 gene encoding type 2 lactosamine alpha-2,3-sialyltransferase isoform X2, with protein sequence MFLNRLVDVLHQCPICLPWKHYYLDLYSASGLPVMKRILLFFILAAAVMYGILHGNLWRNNLYWISFYGQSSSVRAPPSYETSGVTQLPPTDVERRNALDTCLLKPAFESLLGVDKIYPFLCANDFIRVAEFHGSDKFELPYGIKRAEQFFHLALSRLQNCGLSNEDDRVACRRCVVVGNGGVLRNKTLGEKIDSYDVIIRMNNGPVIGYEDDVGRRTTFRLSYPESIFSDPIHYDPNTTVVLIVFKPRDLKWLWEILSGQKISAKGFWKKPALNMIYKSSQIRILDPSITRKTAYEWLRFPTRFPKKEKPKHPTTGLIAITLAFHICHEVHLAGFKYDFTDRNSSLHYYGNDTMSQMMQNEYHNINAEQKFLKKLIDKNFVVNLT encoded by the exons GTCTACCAGTCATGAAACgaattcttctgttttttatcctggctgctgctgttatGTATGGCATACTGCACGGAAATCTGTGGAGAAATAACCTCTACTG GATTAGCTTTTATGGACAGTCTTCCTCTGTGAGGGCCCCTCCTTCCTATGAGACTAGTGGAGTTACCCA GCTGCCACCTACAGATGTGGAGAGAAGGAATGCACTGGACACTTGTCTCCTGAAACCAGCATTTGAATCTTTATTGGG tGTTGACAAAATATACCCGTTCCTGTGTGCTAATGATTTTATCAGAGTGGCAGAGTTCCACGGGAGCGATAAGTTTGAACTGCCTTATGGAATAAAGAGAGCAG AACAATTTTTTCATTTAGCTCTTTCAAGACTGCAGAACTGCGGACTTTCCAATGAAGATGACAG AGTTGCCTGTCGACGGTGTGTTGTGGTCGGTAATGGAGGAGTACTTCGAAATAAGACATTAGGGGAGAAAATTGATTCGTATGATGTGATAATAAG AATGAATAATGGCCCTGTTATAGGGTACGAAGATGATGTTGGAAGGAGGACGACTTTCCGCCTTTCTTACCCGGAATCCATCTTTTCGGATCCGATCCACTATGACCCTAATACGACTGTTGTTCTCATCGTCTTCAAACCACGTGACTTGAAGTGGCTTTGGGAGATACTAAGTGGTCAGAAAATA AGTGCTAAAGGCTTTTGGAAGAAACCAGCCCTGAATATGATATACAAATCCAGTCAAATCAGAATTCTTGATCCCAGTATCACCAGAAAAACAGCATATGAATGGCTTCGTTTCCCAACAAGGTTTCCCAAAAAGGAG aAACCCAAGCATCCAACAACGGGGCTCATTGCCATTACGCTAGCATTTCACATATGCCATGAAGTTCACCTGGCAGGCTTCAAGTATGACTTCACTGACAGAAACAGCTCTTTGCACTACTACGGCAATGACACGATGTCTCAAATGATGCAG AATGAATACCACAACATCAATGCTGAGCAGAAATTTTTGAAGAAACTTATAGACAAGAACTTTGTAGTCAATTTGACATGA
- the ST3GAL6 gene encoding type 2 lactosamine alpha-2,3-sialyltransferase isoform X1 — protein MFLNRLVDVLHQCPICLPWKHYYLDLYSASGLPVMKRILLFFILAAAVMYGILHGNLWRNNLYWISFYGQSSSVRAPPSYETSGVTQLPPTDVERRNALDTCLLKPAFESLLGVDKIYPFLCANDFIRVAEFHGSDKFELPYGIKRAEQFFHLALSRLQNCGLSNEDDRVACRRCVVVGNGGVLRNKTLGEKIDSYDVIIRMNNGPVIGYEDDVGRRTTFRLSYPESIFSDPIHYDPNTTVVLIVFKPRDLKWLWEILSGQKISAKGFWKKPALNMIYKSSQIRILDPSITRKTAYEWLRFPTRFPKKEKPKHPTTGLIAITLAFHICHEVHLAGFKYDFTDRNSSLHYYGNDTMSQMMQGMQLLFIEAYLIALSERE, from the exons GTCTACCAGTCATGAAACgaattcttctgttttttatcctggctgctgctgttatGTATGGCATACTGCACGGAAATCTGTGGAGAAATAACCTCTACTG GATTAGCTTTTATGGACAGTCTTCCTCTGTGAGGGCCCCTCCTTCCTATGAGACTAGTGGAGTTACCCA GCTGCCACCTACAGATGTGGAGAGAAGGAATGCACTGGACACTTGTCTCCTGAAACCAGCATTTGAATCTTTATTGGG tGTTGACAAAATATACCCGTTCCTGTGTGCTAATGATTTTATCAGAGTGGCAGAGTTCCACGGGAGCGATAAGTTTGAACTGCCTTATGGAATAAAGAGAGCAG AACAATTTTTTCATTTAGCTCTTTCAAGACTGCAGAACTGCGGACTTTCCAATGAAGATGACAG AGTTGCCTGTCGACGGTGTGTTGTGGTCGGTAATGGAGGAGTACTTCGAAATAAGACATTAGGGGAGAAAATTGATTCGTATGATGTGATAATAAG AATGAATAATGGCCCTGTTATAGGGTACGAAGATGATGTTGGAAGGAGGACGACTTTCCGCCTTTCTTACCCGGAATCCATCTTTTCGGATCCGATCCACTATGACCCTAATACGACTGTTGTTCTCATCGTCTTCAAACCACGTGACTTGAAGTGGCTTTGGGAGATACTAAGTGGTCAGAAAATA AGTGCTAAAGGCTTTTGGAAGAAACCAGCCCTGAATATGATATACAAATCCAGTCAAATCAGAATTCTTGATCCCAGTATCACCAGAAAAACAGCATATGAATGGCTTCGTTTCCCAACAAGGTTTCCCAAAAAGGAG aAACCCAAGCATCCAACAACGGGGCTCATTGCCATTACGCTAGCATTTCACATATGCCATGAAGTTCACCTGGCAGGCTTCAAGTATGACTTCACTGACAGAAACAGCTCTTTGCACTACTACGGCAATGACACGATGTCTCAAATGATGCAG GGTATGCAGCTCTTGTTCATAGAGGCGTATTTGATAGCACTGTCAGAACGTGAGTAG
- the ST3GAL6 gene encoding type 2 lactosamine alpha-2,3-sialyltransferase isoform X3, whose product MKRILLFFILAAAVMYGILHGNLWRNNLYWLPPTDVERRNALDTCLLKPAFESLLGVDKIYPFLCANDFIRVAEFHGSDKFELPYGIKRAEQFFHLALSRLQNCGLSNEDDRVACRRCVVVGNGGVLRNKTLGEKIDSYDVIIRMNNGPVIGYEDDVGRRTTFRLSYPESIFSDPIHYDPNTTVVLIVFKPRDLKWLWEILSGQKISAKGFWKKPALNMIYKSSQIRILDPSITRKTAYEWLRFPTRFPKKEKPKHPTTGLIAITLAFHICHEVHLAGFKYDFTDRNSSLHYYGNDTMSQMMQNEYHNINAEQKFLKKLIDKNFVVNLT is encoded by the exons ATGAAACgaattcttctgttttttatcctggctgctgctgttatGTATGGCATACTGCACGGAAATCTGTGGAGAAATAACCTCTACTG GCTGCCACCTACAGATGTGGAGAGAAGGAATGCACTGGACACTTGTCTCCTGAAACCAGCATTTGAATCTTTATTGGG tGTTGACAAAATATACCCGTTCCTGTGTGCTAATGATTTTATCAGAGTGGCAGAGTTCCACGGGAGCGATAAGTTTGAACTGCCTTATGGAATAAAGAGAGCAG AACAATTTTTTCATTTAGCTCTTTCAAGACTGCAGAACTGCGGACTTTCCAATGAAGATGACAG AGTTGCCTGTCGACGGTGTGTTGTGGTCGGTAATGGAGGAGTACTTCGAAATAAGACATTAGGGGAGAAAATTGATTCGTATGATGTGATAATAAG AATGAATAATGGCCCTGTTATAGGGTACGAAGATGATGTTGGAAGGAGGACGACTTTCCGCCTTTCTTACCCGGAATCCATCTTTTCGGATCCGATCCACTATGACCCTAATACGACTGTTGTTCTCATCGTCTTCAAACCACGTGACTTGAAGTGGCTTTGGGAGATACTAAGTGGTCAGAAAATA AGTGCTAAAGGCTTTTGGAAGAAACCAGCCCTGAATATGATATACAAATCCAGTCAAATCAGAATTCTTGATCCCAGTATCACCAGAAAAACAGCATATGAATGGCTTCGTTTCCCAACAAGGTTTCCCAAAAAGGAG aAACCCAAGCATCCAACAACGGGGCTCATTGCCATTACGCTAGCATTTCACATATGCCATGAAGTTCACCTGGCAGGCTTCAAGTATGACTTCACTGACAGAAACAGCTCTTTGCACTACTACGGCAATGACACGATGTCTCAAATGATGCAG AATGAATACCACAACATCAATGCTGAGCAGAAATTTTTGAAGAAACTTATAGACAAGAACTTTGTAGTCAATTTGACATGA
- the ST3GAL6 gene encoding type 2 lactosamine alpha-2,3-sialyltransferase isoform X4: MKRILLFFILAAAVMYGILHGNLWRNNLYWISFYGQSSSVRAPPSYETSGVTQLPPTDVERRNALDTCLLKPAFESLLGVDKIYPFLCANDFIRVAEFHGSDKFELPYGIKRAEQFFHLALSRLQNCGLSNEDDRVACRRCVVVGNGGVLRNKTLGEKIDSYDVIIRMNNGPVIGYEDDVGRRTTFRLSYPESIFSDPIHYDPNTTVVLIVFKPRDLKWLWEILSGQKISAKGFWKKPALNMIYKSSQIRILDPSITRKTAYEWLRFPTRFPKKEKPKHPTTGLIAITLAFHICHEVHLAGFKYDFTDRNSSLHYYGNDTMSQMMQNEYHNINAEQKFLKKLIDKNFVVNLT; this comes from the exons ATGAAACgaattcttctgttttttatcctggctgctgctgttatGTATGGCATACTGCACGGAAATCTGTGGAGAAATAACCTCTACTG GATTAGCTTTTATGGACAGTCTTCCTCTGTGAGGGCCCCTCCTTCCTATGAGACTAGTGGAGTTACCCA GCTGCCACCTACAGATGTGGAGAGAAGGAATGCACTGGACACTTGTCTCCTGAAACCAGCATTTGAATCTTTATTGGG tGTTGACAAAATATACCCGTTCCTGTGTGCTAATGATTTTATCAGAGTGGCAGAGTTCCACGGGAGCGATAAGTTTGAACTGCCTTATGGAATAAAGAGAGCAG AACAATTTTTTCATTTAGCTCTTTCAAGACTGCAGAACTGCGGACTTTCCAATGAAGATGACAG AGTTGCCTGTCGACGGTGTGTTGTGGTCGGTAATGGAGGAGTACTTCGAAATAAGACATTAGGGGAGAAAATTGATTCGTATGATGTGATAATAAG AATGAATAATGGCCCTGTTATAGGGTACGAAGATGATGTTGGAAGGAGGACGACTTTCCGCCTTTCTTACCCGGAATCCATCTTTTCGGATCCGATCCACTATGACCCTAATACGACTGTTGTTCTCATCGTCTTCAAACCACGTGACTTGAAGTGGCTTTGGGAGATACTAAGTGGTCAGAAAATA AGTGCTAAAGGCTTTTGGAAGAAACCAGCCCTGAATATGATATACAAATCCAGTCAAATCAGAATTCTTGATCCCAGTATCACCAGAAAAACAGCATATGAATGGCTTCGTTTCCCAACAAGGTTTCCCAAAAAGGAG aAACCCAAGCATCCAACAACGGGGCTCATTGCCATTACGCTAGCATTTCACATATGCCATGAAGTTCACCTGGCAGGCTTCAAGTATGACTTCACTGACAGAAACAGCTCTTTGCACTACTACGGCAATGACACGATGTCTCAAATGATGCAG AATGAATACCACAACATCAATGCTGAGCAGAAATTTTTGAAGAAACTTATAGACAAGAACTTTGTAGTCAATTTGACATGA